One Streptococcus sp. DTU_2020_1001019_1_SI_AUS_MUR_006 DNA window includes the following coding sequences:
- the rpsI gene encoding 30S ribosomal protein S9 encodes MSQAQYAGTGRRKNAVARVRLVPGTGKITVNKKDVEEYIPHADLRLVINQPFAVTSTVGSYDVFVNVVGGGYAGQSGAIRHGIARALLQVDPDFRDSLKRAGLLTRDSRKVERKKPGLKKARKASQFSKR; translated from the coding sequence ATGTCACAAGCACAATATGCAGGTACTGGACGTCGTAAAAACGCTGTTGCACGCGTTCGCCTTGTTCCAGGAACTGGTAAAATCACTGTTAACAAAAAAGATGTTGAAGAGTACATCCCACACGCTGACCTTCGTCTTGTCATCAACCAACCATTCGCAGTTACTTCAACTGTAGGTTCATACGACGTTTTCGTTAACGTTGTAGGTGGTGGATACGCTGGTCAATCAGGAGCTATCCGTCACGGTATCGCTCGTGCCCTTCTTCAAGTAGACCCAGACTTCCGCGATTCATTGAAACGCGCAGGACTTCTTACACGTGACTCACGTAAAGTTGAGCGTAAGAAACCAGGTCTTAAGAAAGCTCGTAAAGCATCACAATTCTCAAAACGTTAA
- the rplM gene encoding 50S ribosomal protein L13, whose translation MNKTTFMAKPGQVERKWYVVDATDVPLGRLSAVVASVLRGKNKPTFTPHTDTGDFVIVINAEKVKLTGKKASDKIYYTHSNHPGGLKSISAGELRSKNAVRLIEKSVKGMLPHNTLGRAQGMKLKVFVGAEHTHAAQQPEVLDISGLI comes from the coding sequence ATGAACAAAACTACATTCATGGCTAAACCAGGCCAAGTAGAACGCAAATGGTACGTTGTTGACGCAACTGATGTACCTCTTGGACGCCTTTCAGCAGTTGTTGCTAGCGTACTTCGCGGAAAAAACAAACCAACATTCACACCACACACTGATACAGGTGACTTCGTAATCGTTATCAATGCTGAAAAAGTTAAATTGACTGGTAAAAAAGCATCTGATAAGATCTACTACACTCACTCAAACCACCCAGGTGGATTGAAATCAATCTCTGCTGGTGAACTTCGTTCTAAAAATGCAGTACGTTTGATCGAGAAATCAGTTAAAGGTATGCTTCCACACAATACTCTTGGCCGCGCTCAAGGTATGAAATTGAAAGTATTCGTTGGAGCTGAGCACACTCACGCTGCACAACAACCAGAAGTTCTTGATATTTCAGGACTTATCTAA
- a CDS encoding NUDIX hydrolase: MSATDFAKAIQRMLAITDTGLTYTKDTFDRERYEDLRQILSNVLQETTDINQEELTAILKPTASYATPLMDVRAWIVQDQKICLVRGQGEDTWALPGGFGEVGYSPKENIRKEIQEETGFFAEVGSLLAVFDTNRFQMQSKQYAKFVFDCRLLDGDFQENQEVAELGFFDISALPPLSEKRITKEQMDILWQVYQGEREQYVD, encoded by the coding sequence ATGAGCGCAACTGATTTTGCCAAGGCTATACAGAGAATGTTGGCCATCACTGATACTGGTTTGACCTATACAAAGGACACTTTTGACCGTGAACGTTATGAGGATTTACGTCAGATTTTATCGAACGTATTGCAGGAGACCACGGATATTAATCAAGAGGAATTGACTGCGATCTTAAAACCAACAGCTAGCTATGCAACTCCCCTGATGGATGTGAGGGCTTGGATTGTTCAAGACCAGAAGATTTGCCTGGTTAGAGGACAAGGAGAGGATACTTGGGCTTTGCCAGGAGGATTTGGTGAAGTTGGCTATTCTCCTAAGGAGAATATTCGGAAAGAAATCCAGGAAGAAACAGGATTTTTTGCAGAAGTAGGTTCTTTATTGGCAGTTTTTGATACCAATCGCTTTCAAATGCAGAGTAAGCAGTATGCCAAGTTTGTATTTGATTGTCGACTATTGGATGGGGACTTTCAAGAAAATCAAGAAGTTGCTGAATTAGGATTTTTCGACATTTCGGCTCTCCCTCCCTTATCTGAAAAAAGAATAACTAAGGAACAAATGGATATTCTATGGCAGGTTTATCAGGGTGAGAGGGAACAATATGTCGATTAG
- a CDS encoding TIGR02206 family membrane protein — MNFWDALFSTQPTEPPQFDLLWYGSLFTLLALTVFLAYRYGEKKVCQRFFQILQAVQLILLYGWYLVNQMPLTESLPFYHCRLAMFVVLLTPGVSRVKQYFAVLGTFGPLAAFIYPVPDPYPFPHIAILSFIFGHLALLGNSLIYLLKDYDASLLDFKRILMITSSLNALIFVVNLVTGGDYGFLTRPPLVGDHGRLINYLVVTLFLTCAIYLFSKIFQTILQEQAEKRLRIWQK; from the coding sequence ATGAATTTTTGGGATGCTTTATTTAGTACGCAGCCGACGGAGCCACCCCAATTTGACCTTCTTTGGTATGGAAGTCTATTTACCTTATTAGCATTGACTGTATTTCTTGCCTACCGTTATGGTGAGAAAAAAGTCTGTCAACGATTTTTCCAGATTTTACAGGCGGTACAGCTAATCCTGCTCTACGGATGGTATTTGGTTAATCAGATGCCTTTAACAGAAAGTCTTCCCTTTTATCATTGCCGTTTGGCTATGTTTGTAGTGCTTTTGACCCCGGGTGTATCTAGAGTCAAGCAGTATTTTGCTGTATTGGGAACCTTTGGACCTTTGGCAGCTTTTATTTATCCAGTGCCAGATCCTTATCCCTTCCCCCACATTGCCATCCTGTCCTTTATTTTCGGACACTTAGCCCTTCTTGGAAATTCCTTGATTTATCTCCTGAAGGACTACGATGCTAGTTTACTGGATTTCAAACGAATCCTAATGATCACGTCTTCGCTCAATGCCTTGATTTTCGTGGTTAATTTAGTAACAGGTGGAGATTATGGATTTTTGACAAGACCACCATTGGTTGGAGACCACGGTCGTTTGATCAATTATCTAGTGGTAACGCTATTCTTGACTTGCGCTATTTACTTATTCTCTAAAATTTTTCAAACAATCCTTCAGGAACAGGCAGAAAAAAGGTTGAGAATCTGGCAGAAATAA